Within Rhinolophus ferrumequinum isolate MPI-CBG mRhiFer1 chromosome 14, mRhiFer1_v1.p, whole genome shotgun sequence, the genomic segment GGACATGGGGTGAGAGAGTGAAGAGTATAGGTTTGGGAGAAAATAAGAATTGGTGAATTACACATTCTTCAAGATAACACCCCTCCGAAGCCTTCCCCACCACACGCAGGTAGAGTGAATAATGCCCTCTCTAGCTGTTCAAATTTCTTCACAGTTGTTATGCCTTTCCCCGCCCAGCATTTGTAAACCCCCTTTTCTGCTGAATTTTCTCTGTGTAATTTATCACTTTCTAAAATACCATATTAAttagttattttgtttaataGTGCTCCCCACTCCCATCATAATGCAAATAGGGCAGGGAATTTTGCCTATGGTTAAATAAAATCCACGCAACCCCAACCaccatttaaatatttcccttttctctttctctcattattttttctttagatattttattaCAACTGAAAACTGAAAGAGCATATCATAACTCCCTTCTATCATtcaaagaataataattttttacaaCCCAAAAGGGTAAAAAGACACCCACTTACATATAGCTTATCCTGGCTTTACTCATATACCACAAATTTACACAACTGAGCTATGTTTTTTACTCACTACAGTCTTTGggctttttgcttccttttctggATTGGGTGTCATCCCATTACGGAGCTCAGAATTCTACAACCCAGCTGTTTTCTACAAGATCAAATGTTTCTTTGGGGGACCATCCAGTAAAACATAATGGAAGACTTTTTCAGTCACCATGGCATTCAAGtttcacagaaaaatttaaatgattacattcaaggaaaaaggaaaacagagattCAGGGGGAAAATAGCAAGTTGCATCTCCATAACTACATTACAAGGAGTTAAAAACACTAGTATCCAAGATAGCAAAGACAAATGTTCTCATTAGGAGAGGGCAAATGTAATGATGTCATAGTAAGTACTCAAGAAAAGTTAGTTGAGACCATTGACAATAGCTTCAATTGACCATGCTCCACAGTAATCCGAAAACTACCAGTTCCTGCTGACAAGTAAGAGGGTGTTGGATCTGGACTAGCATCAGTATAAACTCTTGTTAAAATTTTGGATCTTCTTGCTACTTGTAGTTACTCTACACTTCTGTATGGTTCAGGACCCATTTGTATTCCACATATAACATCCATTCTGATCTCTATAGACTGTGTTGTGTGCCAGAACCATCTTGATACCTCAACTGGAGAGTCAGAATCCAGAACAGCTTGCAATGATTAAAGTGACATATTCTGTATCACTCCATCATCTTCCTCTTGATTATGGTTTTATCTAATACTTTTTGTAGGGAAacttattttgactattttattggATTACTTCTCTTTGGTTGAGAGAAGTATTTTGTAAGAGAGCTGATGGTCAAAACATTTATGCCCTATGTCAGCCTGTCTGTGGAGGTAGAAGCAGAAAATTTCGTTATTTCCCTGGAAATTTAAAACTTGGCAGTTAGGAAGACTGGGAAGACCAGGTTAAATTTCTCAAGCTGGTCTGTGAAGGTGCAACTAGTTGGAACTTCTTCTGGAAGTAAAAGGTGAAGTTCAAAGTTCTCAAGTTGCTGAATGGAAGAAGGGATAGCAGTATAGCTTTTGTTTAAGAAGAAAGTGAAGACATAATAAATACAGGGGAGAAAGAAAACTGCTTCTCCAGTTAACTATAATAGTTTTTAACAACTGAttgaatttagtaaaatttaataacttcattttcttctccttctaagTAAAATACCTGCTGTGAAAGAAAAGTGTAAATGTTGTGAACCCAAGTGATATTAATGTCactgtaatttttatctttgaaaaaacaTATCTCCGCTGGGCAGGTGGTTTTCTTCTAGGGAGTAATACATGGGACTGAAGTCGGGGAGGGTCAGTGGACAGCTACCGCTACCAAAATCCCTTAGTTTTAAGTGGGAGTAATTTGATGTAGTTGCCCTCACGCCCGTCTTTACTTTAAAACAAGTAAACGAAGTGGATGAGAAGGATGACAGAGGTCTAAGAGAAAGGgttgaaaagcaaaaacaaaagtatGCAAAAGATAGAAGTCGGCTGCTCTACTGCACCAGCGCAGATATCAAACGATATGAAAACAATCTGAAGAGTGCTTTCCTACTGAAAATGAGCGGTGGAGCTGATTCTATGCTCCTTGGAGTAACGGTTAGCCTAGAATTCCCCGGACACTTATCATTTCAGTTTCTCTCTAACCCTCTGCCCTCCGGCAAAAGTAATCCTACCAACTTTCAACCGACTTTactagtaagaaaaataaacttctttcgATTTGAGGAACTATTAAATTCTTTGctttcatgaaaaatgaaaatagctgAGGCCCGAACAAACACTTTTGTCCACAGTCTAATATGTAAAGGTCCCAGTTTATCCGCCTGCCCGGAGAGGAAGGGGCGGAGACTCCGCTTGCGTCATTTGCTAACGCCGGAAGTTGGCTGCGACACGACGACGAGCTGCGATCTGGAAGGGCGGTGTGTGACGAGTTTCTCGGTGCTAAGTGGGTAAGGAATTAACGGGTTGGGATTTGGGGGTGGGCATTTGGTCCAAAACTGGAAAGACACTGGGAGTTAAAAAAGTCCGGTGTGGGGTTAGaattgggagaggggaggggtggaGTCGTTGCTGTTAGCCCTTTGCCTGGTTTCCTTCAGTTTAGCTATTTGggattatttctttattcttccctCACGTTCCAGTCGCATATTCCCCTGTTGAGAGATGTAAGTTTTGGCCACCTCCTGCTAAAGTTTGAAAAAATAGAACTTGTACTAAATGAGGTGAGCTTTGCAGTCAGTTCTGAATCCTCCTGCCTCCTAATAGTTGAATAATCTTCCGCAAaataacttctctaagcctcggtttcttcatctgtaaaataagagtaaTACTTCCTAGGCTTGTTGCAAACATTATAATGAAGTAACCtgtataaatgaaataacacGTGTAAAGTATTATTGTGTCCAGTTTGGGGGTGAGTGCGCGCAATGCGTTGTTTCGTCCTTTTGACCTACGCATAGTGTTTGAAAAATTACAGATTAAGAATTGGGATCTTTTTAGCTTTCTCTGAGAAAAATGAGGGCTGGTTGGATTTGTGAGGAGCCCCTCTGAGATATTCAATATTGAGTTTGTGATTTCAGGGACTAACTATGGACACCCAGAAGGACATTCAACCCCCAAAGCAGCAGCCAATGATATATATCTGTGGAGGTAAGAGTAGCACTTACATTGAGAACattttacttcaatttttttgaaattattatatttctcttttgattaaaTGAGTCTCTCATCTTTAAAGTTATAAAGCAAAACACTTTAGCAACCATGAAAAATCCTcacgataaagtttaattttctctcttagaAAAAGTGTATTATTGCCcacaactatttttttctttcctccttaatACATTGGTGATAACAACATATCCTTGAGATTGAGTATATTTTAGTGTTTTGGGTGAAAAATATGGTTACGATAATTTGCTTGTCcgtaatgttttccttttaaacattgaataaatgtgttttctttcctagaatgtcacacagaaaatgaaataaaatccaggGATCCAATCAGATGCAGAGAATGTGGATACA encodes:
- the POLR2K gene encoding DNA-directed RNA polymerases I, II, and III subunit RPABC4; the encoded protein is MDTQKDIQPPKQQPMIYICGECHTENEIKSRDPIRCRECGYRIMYKKRTKRLVVFDAR